A single Oryzias melastigma strain HK-1 linkage group LG24, ASM292280v2, whole genome shotgun sequence DNA region contains:
- the prkrip1 gene encoding PRKR-interacting protein 1 homolog, with translation MAASTQKNNKPGKSGAKEAQPLIIPKNPAEEQRLRLERLMRNPEKPAPIPDRPKEWNPRAPPEFVRDVMGSSAGAGSGEFHVYRHLRRREYQRQDFLDKITEKQQKDLDYLKRLEENKKAALERTEKRRRKREKLKQKKQMAKKAKLGDQSKTDAPEKTESSSDEEEEEAEEKEDDAEAPSFIMGRK, from the coding sequence ATGGCGGCGAGCACgcagaaaaataacaaaccGGGGAAATCTGGGGCCAAAGAGGCCCAGCCTCTTATTATTCCCAAAAATCCAGCGGAAGAGCAGCGTCTACGGCTGGAGCGGCTGATGCGAAACCCCGAGAAACCCGCTCCCATTCCGGACAGGCCGAAGGAGTGGAACCCGCGCGCGCCGCCGGAGTTCGTCAGGGACGTGATGGGCTCGAGCGCCGGTGCGGGCAGCGGGGAGTTCCACGTTTACCGACACCTTCGCCGCAGGGAGTACCAACGACAGGACTTCCTGGACAAGATAACGGAGAAGCAGCAGAAGGACCTGGATTATCTGAAGAGGCTGGAGGAGAACAAGAAGGCGGCGCTGGAACGCACGGAGAAGCGACGGAGGAAGCGCGAGAAGCTGAAGCAGAAGAAGCAGATGGCGAAAAAAGCCAAACTTGGGGATCAGAGCAAAACAGACGCGCCGGAGAAAACTGAGAGCagcagtgatgaagaggaggaggaagctgaGGAGAAGGAGGATGACGCTGAGGCTCCCAGCTTTATTATGGGACGAAAATAA